The genomic interval ACTTCAATTGTTGGCGAGGTTATGGGCGTTTATTATCCAGAGGTTGTAGAAAAACGTGAATTTATCGAGCGGGTTATCCGTACGGAAGAAGAGCGTTTCCATGAGACATTGTCCGATGGACTAGCTATGCTGTCTGATCTGGTAGCTGCTGGTACGAAAGCTGGCCAAAAAGAGATTAATGGCGATGATGCATTCCGCTTGTATGATACTTACGGCTTTCCTTTCGATCTGACGGAGGACTTTGCTTCAGAAAATGGAATGACGGTTGATCGTGCTGGATTCGACGAAGCGATGGAAGCACAGCGCGACCGTGCCCGCGCAGCTCGCCAAGATACTGGAAGCATGAAGGTTCAAGGCGGACCGCTCGGCGATTTCACGGTTAAAAGTGAGTTTGTTGGCTATAATGAACTGGTAACTGAGTCCAAAATCATTGCCATCGTTCATGAGGATCTGTTGGGTGAATCGGCTCCAGAAGGAAGCAAAGTCGTTGTGATATTGGATCGCACACCTTTCTATGCAGAAAGCGGCGGACAAATCGGAGATACAGGAACGATTACGGGCAATGGCTTTACGCTTCAGGTTGAAGAAGTAACTAAAGCACCGCACGGTCAAAGCGTCCATCATGCTGTTGTTACCTCAGGTACTGCTCGTACAGGTGAAGCAGTAGAGGCGAGCGTTGCTAGAGCTGTGCGCGATGACATTATCAAAAACCATACGGCAACGCATTTGCTTCATAAAGCGCTCAAAGAAGTGCTTGGCGATCATGTCAATCAAGCGGGCTCTTCGGTAGAGGCTGAACGCCTGCGCTTTGACTTCTCGCACTTTGGCAGTATAACTGCTGAAGAGCTAGTAACGATTGAACGCCGCGTCAATGAGCAAATTTGGCTTGGAACTCCAGTATCCATCGAAACGAAATCATTGAATGAAGCTAAAGCGATGGGCGCGATGGCGTTGTTCGGCGAGAAATACGGCGATGAGGTTCGTGTGGTTCAAGTTGGCAGCTATAGCTTGGAGCTATGCGGAGGCTGTCATGTAAGCAATACATCGCAAATCGGATTGTTCAAGCTGTTAAGCGAAAGCGGTATTGGGTCGGGTGTTCGAAGAATTGAAGCCGTTACGGGTAAACATGCGTATAACTATTTAGATGGTCAGCTTGACCTGCTTAAGCAATCGGCTGCACTTCTGAAATCAAATGCAAATGATGTGCCAAAACGGATTGAAGCATTGTTCGGTCAAGTGAAGGAGTTCTCTCGCGAGAATGAATCCCTTCAAGCGAAGCTGAGCCGGATCGAAGCAGGATCACTTGAGCAAAACGCGAAAATAGTGAATGGCATCACTGTCCTTTGCGCAAAAGTGAATGCTCCTTCAATGGACGCGCTTCGCGGCATAGTTGATGAATTGAAGCTGAAGCTGGAGTCAAGTGTTATCGTGCTTGGTGCGATTTCGGATGACAAAGTGAACCTTGCAGCTGCCGTTTCTGCAGATTTAATTAAAAAAGGTTTCCATGCGGGCAAAATTGTAAAAGAAGCTGCAATTCATTGCGGCGGCAGCGGCGGCGGACGCCCAGATATGGCGCAAGCAGGCGGAAAAGACACAACGAAGTTGGATGAAGCGTTGAAACTTACAGAAGAACTAGTTCTTAATCAAACAAATGTGATATGATATGAGTGTATATCTCATTGAAATGCGGTTTGGAAAGCGAGGTGCTGGCGATGAGTTCCATGGACAAAACAATGAAATTTAACGTGAAGGCGGAGGGGGTTGAATCTTCTCAAGACATTCTGCTATCCGTGCATGAAGCGCTTCTAGAGAAAGAGTATAATCCGATTAACCAGATCGTTGGGTATTTGCTGTCCGGAGATCCCGCGTATATTCCGCGGCATAACAACGCCAGGAGTTTAATTCGCAAGAAGGAACGAGACGAATTAATCGAAGAGCTTGTCCGGTTTTATCTAAACCATAAGAAACAACAAGCGTAAACGGCTAAAGCCCCCCTTAGGAGGCTTAGCTATCGTTTCGCAGAGAAATATAAGCAGTTTATAAGCAGATAAACTTATAAATTCTTATATTTTAACTAATGAGGCAGGAGCCGGACAAGACATGAGATTGATGGGACTTGATTACGGTGACCGCAACATAGGAGTTGCTGTCAGCGACGCTTTTCGTTGGACCGCGCAAGGAACTGGTGTTATTGAACGAAGGCGAGACCATAGTGAGTTTGACCGTATTGCCGATCTGGTTAAGGAGCATGAGGTTAGTGAAATTGTTGTTGGTCTTCCAAAAAACATGAATGGCACCATCGGTCCACGTGGAGAAATTTGTATAGAATTCGCAGAACAGATTAAGCAGAAACTAAACATACCTGTTCACCTTTGGGACGAAAGGCTGACAACGGTAGCTGCCGAACGAACGCTTATTGAAGCGGACGTCAGCCGGAAGAAGCGAAAGCTTGTAATAGACAAAATGGCGGCAACGCTTATTTTGCAAAATTATCTCGATTCTAAAGCGAAAAGGTGAGGGTAAACATGACAAATGAAGAGTTGGAATTCGAAGAGCCGGAAATTATTTATATCCCGGATGAAGAAGGAAACGAAGAGGAATTCGAAGTCATCATGAAATTTGAAGTTGATGGTTCCGATCAGAAATATATGATGGTAGTTCCGCTTCATGGAGAAAATGACGAGGAAGATGAAGTATATGCTTTCCGTTATGAAGAAGAAGGCGATGACCTGAAGCTGTATACCATTGAAGATGAAGAAGAATGGAATATGGTTGAGGAAACGTTCAACACTCTCCTTGGTGAGATGGAGGAAGAAAATTAATGTCCGGCACAGAGCATGAAGCACCTAAGAAGCTGAATACGCTACGAGCGGCATTCGGCAATGAAATTGAGCTTGAAGCAGATGACGGCAGCGTAGAGGTATACGATATTAAAGCTGAGTTTCAGCTAGGGGATCGCATTTATGCAGCCCTGCAATCGGATCCGATGCGTGGCGAGGATGATGTTGAGCTATTCCGCGTCATTCAAGTCGATGGTGAACCGCAGTTGGAAAACATTGAAAACGATGAAGAGTGGGAAGCTGCATCAGAAGCGTACGATGATTTATTGTTTGCTACTGACGAGCGTCCATAAAACGTCGTGTAATGTATATGCATCTAACGAGAGAGCGGCCAATAACCGCTCTTTTGTTCCATGTTTAGCGTTAATTACTCAAACATGCGGTAGTAATTCACTTCATTAACCTGTTTAACAGCATTTTCAGCTGAGCCACCATAGGATGGTCTCAGCCATTTCGCCTGCGCAAATCGATATACCGGAAATGATGCATTATAAAAAGGGGGTCTAATTTTGGACAAGTCATCACAGCACCTTGAGCAACAATCATCATCGGGACCGAGGAAAAGCCGCATTACATTATGGGTTATTTTAAGCTTGTTAGGAATTATGATCATTGGTGCTGGAAGCGTTGCTTTGTATGTGTGGAGCAGCTTGAAGCCAACAGCTGCTGGAGCGGTTCAGAAGATTGATATTCCAAGAGGAACATCAGCGAATGAGGTTGCAGAATTACTGGAAGAGCAAGGGATCATTAAAAATGCATTTATTTTTAAATATTATTTGAAGCTTAAGGATCAAGGCGGCCGCTTTCAGGCGGGACTTTATGAGCTTAACCCCGGCATGAATAATGAAGCCATTATAGCCAAGCTAAATGCTGGCGACACCGTAGAAGCAGAAACGATTCGATTCACGATTCCTGAGGGCTTTACCGTATTGCAAATTGCTGACAAGCTTGCTCAAGAGAAATTGATCAACAAAGAAAAGTTTATTGGATTAATTGCATCGGAAAACAATTGGGGTGATGCGGAGACTGTTCGCTCCATTCCCAATAACGATAAGCTGCATCAGCGTCTTGAAGGTTATCTGTTCCCTGAAACGTATGAGATGAAAAAAGAAAGCACAGAAGAAGATATTATTAAACGGATGGCGCTTGAACTCGACCGGAAGCTTGCTGAGCTTCCAGAGGGCTGGATGGAAGTGCTTGAAGAGAAAAAAATGTCCTTTCATGATATGCTGACAATCGCGTCGCTTGTAGAGCGTGAAGTCGTTGTGGACGAGGAAAGAGCTCTCGTATCGGGCATTATTTACAACCGGATTGCCGATGGCATGAAGCTTCAAATTGATGCTACCGTTCAATATTCATTAGATAAGCCTAAGGAACGTCTTTATGAGAAGGATTTACTCGTAGACAGTCCTTATAACACGTATAAGGTAGAAGGTTTGCCGCCTGGACCTATCGCAAGTCCAAGTCTTAAATCGATTGAAGCGGCTATATATCCGGAAGATACGGAATATTTTTTCTATGTAACCAAGAAGGATGGAAGTCAGACTCATTTGTTCGCAAAAACATATAAAGAGCATTTGAAAAACATCGAGAAAAGTAATCAGACGGCTGGGTAGTCATAACGATTAGATAGGAAACGAAGCTTCACGGTGTTTTTAAGGAGGATCAAGTATGGCGTACAAGCCGGAATTGTTAGCTACCGCTGCATCTATAGAAGAGCTGGAGAGGCTCATGGCAGCAGGCGCGGATGCTTTTGTCATTGGCGAAGCACGCTACGGTATGCGATTAGCAGGAGAGTTTAACAAAGAAATGATAGCGCAGGCCGTAAAGCTCGCTAAGCCTAAGGGTGTGAAAATCTATGCTGCCCTTAACAATCTTATGGATAATGAAGCAGCGGATTCATTAAATGATTATGTATCCTCGCTTGCTGAAGCTGGCGTTGATGCACTAGTATTCGGCGACCCTGCGGTCTTAATGGCTGCTAGGCTGCATGCCCCAGGCATGGCGCTGCACTGGAATGCCGAAATGACCTCAACTAATTATGTTACAGCTAATTATTGGGGCCGCAGAGGTGCTACTAGATATGTGCTCGCACGCGAACTCAATATGGAACAGGTTTGCGAGACAACGGCTAGTACAGAACTTGAGGTTCAAGTACATGTGCATGGGATGACGAATATTTATCATTCAAAGCGTTCGCTTGTAGAGAGCTATATGGAGCATCAGTCGGAGACGGATCGGCTTCCGGAGAAAGACAAAGATCGTGGGCTTTATGTGATGGAAGCGGAGCGGCAGGACGAGCGTTATCCAATCTACGAAGATGCGAACGGCACTCATATTATGAGCTCGGATGATGTTTGTATGGTAGAGAACCTTCATGAGCTGCTGGATGCTAAAGTAACCAGCTTGAAGATTGAGGGATTAATGAAATCTACCGAGTACAACGAAATTGTTGTGCGCTCATATCGGCAAGCAATCGATGCCTATTTGGCTGATCCAGAGGGCTACATTTTTCAAGAGGAATGGCTTGACGCGATTAAGAAAGTCCAGAATCCGCAGCGAGAGCTGAGTTTTGGCTTCTTCTTCAAAGAGCAAGTCTATTAATAAGTCAATGCTTACGAAGTGAGTTTTGCTTCGCAAAACCAAAGTTAATGCTTACGAAGTGAGTTTTGCTTCGCAAAACTTAGGAGGTACACATAGTGACAACAATTGAGAAGACGACACCTCGCTATCAAGGCAAACGCCATCGGCTGGACAAGCCGGAGCTGCTCGCACCAGCCGGGAATTTAGAGAAGCTGAAATTCGCGATTCATTACGGAGCTGACGCGGTTTATATCGGCGGTCAAAAGTATGGCTTGCGCTCCAATGCAGACAATTTCAGCTTTGAAGAAATGAAGGAAGGCGTTGAGTTCGCCAACCGTTATGGTGCAAAGGTGTTTGTCGCGACAAATATATATGCGCACAATGAGGATGTAGAGGGACTTGAAGACTACTTGCGCAATCTAGAAGCAGCAGGAATCTCAGCTATCATTGCCGCAGATCCTGCCATTATTGAAACGGCGCAGCGAGTAGCTCCTAAGCTTGAGGTTCATTTGAGCACGCAGCAATCCACGCTGAATTGGCAGGCTGTGCAGTTCTGGAAGGAAGAAGGCTTGCCGCGCGTTGTGCTGGCCCGTGAAACGAGCTTTAAAGACATTGCAGAAATAAAAAAAAATGTTGATATTGAGATTGAAGCGTTTATTCATGGTGCTATGTGCTCATCTTTCTCTGGTCGCTGCGTATTGTCTAATCATTTTACGGATCGTGACTCCAATCGTGGAGGCTGCTGTCAGTCATGTCGCTGGAAATATGATTTGTTTGTTGACGATATGCCAATGTACCCGGAAGAAGAAGATAAGTTCACAATGGGCTCTAAAGATCTATGCATGATTGAATATTTGCCGGAGCTTATCGAAGTTGGCGTTGACAGCTTCAAAATCGAAGGACGAATGAAAAGCATTCACTATGTGGCGACAGTCGTTAATGTTTATCGTCAAGCGATTGATGCGTATTTCGCTGATCCTGAGCATTTCGAGCTGAAGCAGGAATGGGTGGATGAGATAAATAAGGCTGCCAACCGTCCGCTAAACACTGGATTTTTCCTTGATACACCGGGTGCGGAGGATCATATTTATGAGCCAGAGGAAAAAGCAGCGCCATATGATTTTGCTGGAGTAGTCGTAGATTATAATGATAAAACGGGTTTTGCGATCGTGCAGCAGCGCAATCACTTTAAACTCGGACAAGAAATCGAATTTGTTGGTCCGAAGGGAACTTTTTTCAAGCAAACGGTAACCGAAATTACGGATACAGACGGCAATGCGCTTGAAGCGGCTCGCCATCCTTTGCAGCATATTCGCATTCGTACGTTAAAGCCGGTTAAACCGATGGATATGATGAGAAAGAAGATCGGGAAGAAGTAAATAAGCAAAACATGACTAGAGTCTTATTTTTTTAGAAAATAAGACTCTTTTTTTTGTATTTATTATTATGAAATGACAAGAATGTGTCGATATAAAATAATATACTGTAAATCTACTGTAAATACATATTTCGGCAAGATGCGCTAGCAGCAAACGTACTATTTTGGACTTACAATATTAAAGGCGGTGTCTTCCCTCATGGAAAACCAAGAAGAACAAAAAAAGAAGAAAACAAAGAAACAGAAACAGGAAAAAGAGCAAAATAGCACAAACGAAATTAAGTCAGGTACAAGTATGAAAGCGTCATCAAAAATCCAATCTTTATCACAGGCAGCAAAGGCAGCGACGGTATCTGTAAAAAGCACAAAGCTGTCAAATCCAATTAAATCAGTAGGAACGAAGCTGTTTACGATTATCTTTTGCAGTATTATCGCGTGTGTATTGACAGTAGGTCTAATGGCTTATTCAAAGTCGAAGTCGATTATTGAAAATAAAGTTTCAGAAGCAAGCTTTCAAACGATCAATCAGGTTGCAAACAATATGGACGTTATTTTCAAGACTTATGAGGATTTATCGCTGCAAATATTAATTGATAAAAGCTTCCATGAAATTGTAAGAAAAATGCTTAATGGCGAAGACGATTTCAGCAAGTTTGAGGCATCGCGTAATTTAAGCGACAAAATGCAATCTTACGTTATGGGTAATAATACGATCGTTTCCATGATGCTGCTGCCAGTAAATCCGAAATTGACGGTTGTAACATCCGGCCGGGCAACCACCGGTACTGCGGAGAAATTAATGAAAACAGCATGGTTTATGGAAACTGTCGAAAATGCGGGAAAAACAAACTGGATTCCGCCACAGCCTGAAGGCTTGTCAGATCCAGCGGGTGCTCCTACCATAGGCTTGAGTCGACTCATTAAAGATATAACTTCAAGTGAAGCATCTTATGTACTGCTGCTGGAGGTGCAAGCCTCGACGCTTGCGAAACGCTTCGAAGAAGTTAACCTTGGTGAAGGAAGCCAGCTTTCGATAGTGAATGCAAACGGTGAATATATTACAAATAATGATCCAGAATTGGTAGGCAAGCCAGCGAGTATTACATTCCCAACCGAAGGCGATAAAGCGCTTGAGGATTCGTCGAAAATGAAAACGACAAATGGTGCTGAGGTTTTGGCTACATACAAAACATTCGAAACGATGAACTGGAAGCTGCTAGGCACGGTACCGGTAAAAGAGCTAGTAAAAGATGCTAAAGCGATTCAAAATTTGACATGGATTACGGTATTTATCGCAGCACTTATTGCCATTGCAATCGGTATTCTCGTAATTATGACGATTGCACAGCCACTGGTTAAGCTTCGCAACCTAATGACTGAAGGAGCAAGCGGCAACCTGACCGTACGATCTGTCATGAAAAAACGCCAAGATGAAATTGGTGAGCTAAGCGACAGCTTTAATCTTATGATGACACAAATAACTGCTCTTGCAGTACAGACGACAAGATCAGCTGAGGATGTACTGGTTACAGCTACTGAGCTCGGAGATGCTTCTCGGAAAACAGCTATTTCTGCTAAGGAGATTGCAGTCGCAACAGAGGAGATCGCGGGAGGAGCAACAAGCTTGGCTGTTGAAGCGGAGCGAGGTTCTGACCTTACAGGAAACATCGATGTTCAAATGAAAAAAGTTATTGCAGCCAACGAACAAATGGTGAACTCTGCGCAAGCCGTTGAGAAGGCAAGTGAGCAGGGAACAAACTATATGGGCGTACTTATTCAAAAAACGAGCATGACGGAAGAAATGACCCGTTCTATGGTAGAGAAGGTTGATGCTTTGAAGGAAAGCACTGGCTCAATCGTAAAAATCCTAGACGTGCTCAATAGCTTAACGAAGCAAACGAACATCTTGTCATTGAATGCGACGATTGAAGCTGCTCGCGCTGGCGCAGCAGGAAAAGGCTTTATGGTCGTTGCCGATGAAATTCGCAAGCTGGCGGATCAAAGCCGCCAATCCATTGACGTTGTTGGTCAAATAACGGAGAAAATTAGAGGCGAGATTGACGAGACCGTTCATGTTTTGTCCGATGCCTATCCGTTATTCCAAGAGCAAATCGGTTCTGTAAAAGAAGCGAATCAAATTTTCTTAACCGTTTCTGGCCAAATGGGAGAACTAGTTAAGAAGTTGGATCTTGTTACGGATTCAATCGGGCAATTGGATGAATCGCAAGTCGTATTAGGAGAAGCGATGACTAACGTGAGTGCAGTAGCTGAAGAATCTTCCGCTACATCAGAAGAAGTCGCATCACTCAGCACAGAACAGCTAAGCATTAGCGATGGTATGGTACGCTTGTCGGAGAAGCTGGATACGGTGTCTCGTGAGCTCAAGGATTCACTTTCTAAATTTAAAATTAATTAGCAATCACGGTATCCTATTAAATTGTTAATATTGAAGGAAGAGCTATTCAGGCAGTTAATGCTGAACAGCTCTTTTTTTGTTGTAGAAAATAGAATGGATGTTTGAAGGAGAGCCGCGGAAGGAGATAATGAACGTATAATAACGATTCCAGCGCTTATCAAACATTAGGCAGCATTAAAAAGGAGCTTTCGCAGGATGAGAACGGGACATGATTAAACGAATAACAATGGCTGCTTGTTTCATTAGTTTAATAATGATGCTTTATATTGGCCGCTTAGCGTGGATTCAATTGATGCCTGGAAGCTCTTCTTCAGCGGTCCTTTCTCCACTGGCAAACCGGGGAGGATGGCAACGGCTGTCAGTTCAGCAGCGTCAACGAAACTTGGTGCTGGACACAGGCAGAGGTGACTTTTATGATCGCTATGGAAAACCGATAACAGGTGAAACTTACTCGGCCGTTGCCTTATTTCCCGTACGGGCAGAGCTGCGTGGTCAAGAAAAAAGTTTAGCTGAGCTTAGCCGTTTACTAGGCGTAACCACGGAGCAGCTGCAGCAGAAATGGGATGCTGTGCGAGAGCCTGTGTTTTGGAAGGCTGATGGGATGCAAGCGCCTTTGCGACTGACAAATGATCAAATTACCCGCCTAAAAAAACTTGAGCTAAACGGTATACGTGTGCTTCCTTATCGTAATCGCTATTTGCCGGATTTTGATGCGAAGCATCTGATTGGCTTTACAAGCCAGCATCCTGAGTGGCTGCAGACTAACCATGCGGAAGATCTCGTAAGCGGCAAAAGAAAGCTAGTAGATCAGGTTGGCGGGTCGGGTCTGGAGAAATCGCTGGACATGCTGCTGCATGGAGTAGGGGCTACTTCTGTTTCCTACTTCCTGGATGGACGTAATGCTCCAATGCACGGCCTTGATATGCGGATTACGCAGCCTGGCAATCGATATTATCCTCTTAAAGCGATGACGACGATTGATTTGCAGCTGCAAAACGAAATCGAAGCGTATGTGGATGCACAAGGCTTGCAAGAGGGAGCAATCGTTGTGCTGGATGCGAGCAATGCGGATATTGTAGCGATGGTATCGCGGCCGCAATTGAAGCCAGGACAGTTCCAAAGCTCCGACGGCAGCGAGTGGGCTAATCATGCAATCAAGGCGGTCGCTCCCGGCTCTGTGTTCAAGCTAGTTGCGGAAGCAGCTGCGCTGGAGGCGGGTGTAGTGAATCAGCATGAAACGTTTTTTTGCAATGGTGAATACGGCAAATATGGCTTATCCTGCTGGAAGGAAGGAGGACACGGCCGCTTGACACTCCAAGAGGGCTTGGCGCAATCTTGCAATATCGTGTTTGCAACAGTGGTTGAGCGGCTTGAAGCTAAGCAGTTGAAGCGGACCGCGGACTTGCTCGGGATAGGGCAGCAAGTGGGATGGCATCGCGATGAAGCGTTTGGCCCCTTTACATCACCTCTGAGACTGCTTGAGGAGGAAGATCGCGGACAGCTGTTTGCAGCCGTTAAGAGCAAGCTCGCTTGGAATAGCGGCGTTGAGATTGGTGAGCATGAGCACGAGAGTGAACATGCGATTGGGAATGGGCATGTGAATGAGAGTGGCAGTGGAAGTGGCAATGATAACGGCAGTGACAATGAGAATGGAAATGGCAACGGCAGTGACAGTGGTAGTAGCAGCGACAGTGGCAATGGGAAGCGTAATGAGAAGCGGAGCGGGAAGTTTAATGCGGCGCAGCAAGCGCGGGAAGAAGCAGCCATGCTGGCTGGCGTCGATGGCGGTGTGCTCGCGCAAAGCGCGCTTGGGCAGCGTGATGTAAGGATGTCGCCGCTGCAAGCGGCAAATCTGATTGTAACGCTGCTGAATGAGGGGCGCGTAATGGAGCCGCGCCTAGTGAGTGAAATCCGCTATGCCAACGGCCAGCGGATGGTGAAGCTGCCCGCGCAGCGCGCGCAAGCGATCCGTGGCCGGATTAAACCGGCCACGGCGCATGCGCTGCTGCGCGGCATGCAGGCGGTCGTCGACCATGGAACCGGTCGATCGATCCGCCAAGGGCTGTGGGCGATTGCCGGCAAATCCGGCACCGCCGAAACGACTCAGGCCGGAATCGCCCGCAACCACCAGTGGTTTGCGGGCTACGGCCCGGTCAAAGCTCCACGATACGCCGTAGCCGTCCTCGTGGAGAACAAGCCGCCTGGGAGCTCACACCAGGCGACTAAGCTCTTCCGCGGCGTCATGGATATCGCCGCACGCCATTCCAAATAAAATGAGCCACCCCATTGCAGACGGATCAACGTTCGTTTGCAATGGGGTGGCTCTATTTTATTTGCGTATTATTGTTCCTTGATGTCCTTGTTATTTATTTTCACCGATATACTATCAGTGTCGTCCGGCTTGTCCGAAGGGTTGTCGTATTCTCCTTGCGGAGCGTGAATCCAGCGGTGGAAATAACCTTGATCATACAGCGCTTTGATTAAGATCATAAGAATAGGTGATAATATGACGCCTGCGACGCCGAAAAGCGATAAGGATACAATCATGAAAGCGAGCATTGTAAAGGCGGATACTCCTAAGGAGTCGCCTGTAATTTTAGGTTCAAGAATTTGGCGTGTAAGCACAACTGCGAGAAAGAGGACGGACAGCCAAATGGCAAGCGAGACTTTGCCGACAATAATTAAGTAAATAATCCATGGGATAAAAATAGTGCCTACACCGAGCAGCGGCAAAATGTCGAAGATAGCGGATACGACTGCTATGACAAAAGCATTTTCTACGCGCAGCAGAAGGAGCGCGATCAAAATAACGACAAAGGTGATACTAATCATCTTGGCTTGCGCTTTAATATATAACGCGATTCCTTTAAATACATTGTTTCTAAGGAAGAAAAATGCCGTTTTGAAGGTGTTTGGCGTTTTGTCCTCGGCCGTCTTTTTCCAAGTCGTAATTTCGATGCTTAAGAAATAAGCTAATATAATCCCGACTACAAAATTAAAGATGAAAGTTGAGAAGGATGTGACGTACCCGATGATGCTAAGCAGTACAGTCTTTCCAAACAATGCTAATGTTGAAGAAGCGCCTTCTATGAGGTCTTTGGAGCGCTGAACCAAATCCAAATCTGCGGGCAGATTCCCAAATCTGGTTTGCACCTCTTCAGTCAGATTAGCGATTTGAACAGCGAGCATTTCTTGATATTTCGGGAAGTTGTTAACGAGCTCAGTTCCTTGCTTCGTAATTAGATAAGCAGCGCCTGAGAAGGCGGTAAGTAAAATTAAAGTGAACAGCAGAATCGAAATGCCGGAAGCGATCGATTTTTTCATGCCAAGCTTATTTAGACGCCTTGCCAGCGGCTCGATACATAAGAAAATGAGAAAGGATAAAAATATAGGCGTTGCGATTCGGTACAAATAGCTGAAAGAAAACATAATTAAATAGACAGTTAGTGCAATGAGTGCGATGTCAAAGGCGGTTCGCCAATACTTTTTGTAAAAGGGCAGCATAATGTTTCTCCTTCTTTTTCCATATTCATATTTCCATAAAGATTGTACTATAGTTTTTAAAAAGATGCCTATTTTTAATTGCGTTATGCTACAATTAATACTACTGTTGTTGTTTTGTACCGCTATTTATTCGTCGACTAAATCATATAACGGTGGGGAAAACAAAATGGAAAATTTGCTGTTATGGGGATTATACGTAGCATCCTTCTATGCGTTTCTTCCTGGCCTCATTAGCCGTACTTTTGGCTTTCGTGTTTTTAAGAAGGGCCGTGTGGGAAACGAAATAT from Paenibacillus sp. FSL K6-3182 carries:
- a CDS encoding IreB family regulatory phosphoprotein, with protein sequence MSSMDKTMKFNVKAEGVESSQDILLSVHEALLEKEYNPINQIVGYLLSGDPAYIPRHNNARSLIRKKERDELIEELVRFYLNHKKQQA
- the ruvX gene encoding Holliday junction resolvase RuvX codes for the protein MRLMGLDYGDRNIGVAVSDAFRWTAQGTGVIERRRDHSEFDRIADLVKEHEVSEIVVGLPKNMNGTIGPRGEICIEFAEQIKQKLNIPVHLWDERLTTVAAERTLIEADVSRKKRKLVIDKMAATLILQNYLDSKAKR
- the mltG gene encoding endolytic transglycosylase MltG, coding for MDKSSQHLEQQSSSGPRKSRITLWVILSLLGIMIIGAGSVALYVWSSLKPTAAGAVQKIDIPRGTSANEVAELLEEQGIIKNAFIFKYYLKLKDQGGRFQAGLYELNPGMNNEAIIAKLNAGDTVEAETIRFTIPEGFTVLQIADKLAQEKLINKEKFIGLIASENNWGDAETVRSIPNNDKLHQRLEGYLFPETYEMKKESTEEDIIKRMALELDRKLAELPEGWMEVLEEKKMSFHDMLTIASLVEREVVVDEERALVSGIIYNRIADGMKLQIDATVQYSLDKPKERLYEKDLLVDSPYNTYKVEGLPPGPIASPSLKSIEAAIYPEDTEYFFYVTKKDGSQTHLFAKTYKEHLKNIEKSNQTAG
- a CDS encoding DUF1292 domain-containing protein, translated to MTNEELEFEEPEIIYIPDEEGNEEEFEVIMKFEVDGSDQKYMMVVPLHGENDEEDEVYAFRYEEEGDDLKLYTIEDEEEWNMVEETFNTLLGEMEEEN
- the alaS gene encoding alanine--tRNA ligase — its product is MKASEIRAKWLAFFESKGHKIEPSASLVPHNDPSLLWINAGMAPLKAYFDGRIVPENPRITNSQKCIRTNDIENVGKTRRHHTFFEMLGNFSIGDYFKEEAITWAWEFLTEPKWIGFDPNRLSVTVYPEDVEAFEFWNTKIGLPAERIYKLEENFWDIGEGPCGPCTEIFYDRGDKYGDLSDPECWPGGENERFLEVWNVVFSQFNHNKDGSYTPLPIKNIDTGAGLERFASILQDVDSNFDTDLFRPIIDRTCEIAKVSYKVNEEHDVALKVIADHIRTVAFAVGDGVMPSNEGRGYIIRRLLRRAVRYGKTIGIDRPFLHELTSIVGEVMGVYYPEVVEKREFIERVIRTEEERFHETLSDGLAMLSDLVAAGTKAGQKEINGDDAFRLYDTYGFPFDLTEDFASENGMTVDRAGFDEAMEAQRDRARAARQDTGSMKVQGGPLGDFTVKSEFVGYNELVTESKIIAIVHEDLLGESAPEGSKVVVILDRTPFYAESGGQIGDTGTITGNGFTLQVEEVTKAPHGQSVHHAVVTSGTARTGEAVEASVARAVRDDIIKNHTATHLLHKALKEVLGDHVNQAGSSVEAERLRFDFSHFGSITAEELVTIERRVNEQIWLGTPVSIETKSLNEAKAMGAMALFGEKYGDEVRVVQVGSYSLELCGGCHVSNTSQIGLFKLLSESGIGSGVRRIEAVTGKHAYNYLDGQLDLLKQSAALLKSNANDVPKRIEALFGQVKEFSRENESLQAKLSRIEAGSLEQNAKIVNGITVLCAKVNAPSMDALRGIVDELKLKLESSVIVLGAISDDKVNLAAAVSADLIKKGFHAGKIVKEAAIHCGGSGGGRPDMAQAGGKDTTKLDEALKLTEELVLNQTNVI
- a CDS encoding peptidase U32 family protein; translated protein: MAYKPELLATAASIEELERLMAAGADAFVIGEARYGMRLAGEFNKEMIAQAVKLAKPKGVKIYAALNNLMDNEAADSLNDYVSSLAEAGVDALVFGDPAVLMAARLHAPGMALHWNAEMTSTNYVTANYWGRRGATRYVLARELNMEQVCETTASTELEVQVHVHGMTNIYHSKRSLVESYMEHQSETDRLPEKDKDRGLYVMEAERQDERYPIYEDANGTHIMSSDDVCMVENLHELLDAKVTSLKIEGLMKSTEYNEIVVRSYRQAIDAYLADPEGYIFQEEWLDAIKKVQNPQRELSFGFFFKEQVY
- a CDS encoding DUF1292 domain-containing protein; protein product: MSGTEHEAPKKLNTLRAAFGNEIELEADDGSVEVYDIKAEFQLGDRIYAALQSDPMRGEDDVELFRVIQVDGEPQLENIENDEEWEAASEAYDDLLFATDERP
- a CDS encoding U32 family peptidase, which codes for MTTIEKTTPRYQGKRHRLDKPELLAPAGNLEKLKFAIHYGADAVYIGGQKYGLRSNADNFSFEEMKEGVEFANRYGAKVFVATNIYAHNEDVEGLEDYLRNLEAAGISAIIAADPAIIETAQRVAPKLEVHLSTQQSTLNWQAVQFWKEEGLPRVVLARETSFKDIAEIKKNVDIEIEAFIHGAMCSSFSGRCVLSNHFTDRDSNRGGCCQSCRWKYDLFVDDMPMYPEEEDKFTMGSKDLCMIEYLPELIEVGVDSFKIEGRMKSIHYVATVVNVYRQAIDAYFADPEHFELKQEWVDEINKAANRPLNTGFFLDTPGAEDHIYEPEEKAAPYDFAGVVVDYNDKTGFAIVQQRNHFKLGQEIEFVGPKGTFFKQTVTEITDTDGNALEAARHPLQHIRIRTLKPVKPMDMMRKKIGKK